Sequence from the Castanea sativa cultivar Marrone di Chiusa Pesio chromosome 12, ASM4071231v1 genome:
CACTATCAATGGCCAACCGGGAGATCTGTGCCCATGCTCTAATGGTATGTGGAGATACACTCACAGAGttaatatttaagattttgtgtttattttttggaaaaaaaaataataataagagagttgtatttttacaataattaagTTCTTGCACGTATGTTAATGAGATTTCATTTCACTATTGCGAAACCAATTATAACATCTTTCTAAAATTGTACTTATCTTACTGTAAAATGAAGtaggataatttaatttgaagcTATATAGTTAGAGCAAACATTTTTCAAGTCCCGGGAAGTAGGACATCTAGTATAAAATATCAACATCTTTTATCTAGGCCCTTATGTTTCTTTGCCACCAGCTTTTTGTTCACATTTATGTTAATGCCTTTTTGCGcttaggaaaatataaaaaattatttcccaCACAatatcttttcttgatttcaaCTATTATGAtccaagattaaaaaaaaaaaatttatacaatgtTCCATGAAGTAATGATACAtatattttcatgattttttgttttattgacaTGACTTACTGTGATTGATGCataataaaagtggtattaagGATAGGTTTGTATTGAAgtgatatttttataattacaacttatcatcttaataaattataaaaaaatgttataattattCTATATTATTGATCTAATtgcttaacttttttttttctaaatacgATCATTTTTGTGTTGCAGAAAGTACATACCGCTGGCAAGTAGAACATGGCAAGACCTATCTTCTTCGTTTAGTCAGTGCAGTCATGAATGTAGAAATCTATTTTGCAATTGCTCAACATAACCTCACTGTGGTAGGAATGAGTGGATCATATGTTAAGCCTATACTCACTGATGTTGTCATGATATCCCCAGGACAAACAATGGATGTTTTGGTCACAGCTAACCAACCTCTTGGTCGTTATTACATGGCTGCTAGACAGTATGATAGTATTAGGCAAGGTGTCAAAAACTATGACAAAGAGAATGTCACAGCAATTCTTGAATATAGTGGCAACTACACTCCCTCAGTGAGTCCAAGTTTTCCAAACAATCTTCCAACCTATGCAGACTTCAATCCCGCAATAGAATTCATGAAACGTATTAGAAGCTTAGCAAATAAAGATCATCCGATAAATGTCCCCCAAAACATAACTACTAGAATGTATGTAACAGCTTCCGAGAACAATGTTCTCGTTGACTTGGGGGGAGAAAATGTAACTGCTCTTGCTTCGAGCCTAAACAACATTAGTTGGGTTAACCCTACCACAGATGTACTACTTGCCTATTACAGGTATTTGCTTATTACCTTTACCTTTCTTATTACATTTCGTAATTCATTTATGTTCatgttacccaaaaaaaaaaaaacacctttaGGTAAAATAGTTATGTGAAGAATTTCTTGGTGTGAAAATATGATAGTAGTATTATAACTTCTaagtaatttatatattataaccTAAATGCATTAATATTTTGGAGGTTAAGGAAAGTACTAGATTCACTTGAGGTATGGAGAGAGtctattttataaagaaaaaaaaattatttcttggatctaattatgtacaaaatatcacatcatttaaaattttaaataatgtaacaTTGTATACACTTTTAGATTTAAAAGATTTATTCTAAACCATAAAATGGTTCCATTTCAAACAAAGATCCTTTCTCCTAGCTGTAAGCTAGTTAACCCCACTTGGGGCCTTTGTTTATAACTATGAAATGACATAATGCCAAAACCTTTATAACAGGAACATAAGTGGGATTTACACCGCAGATTTTCCAGACAATCCACCTTCATTTTTCAACTTCACTGAAGATGATTCTCCGGATGACACAACTCTGTCTGTCCAGGGGACCAAGGTAAGGATGCTGAATTATAATGAAGAGGTGGAGATAGTGTTTCAGGGTACTAATTTGCTAGATGTATCGATGGATCACCCCATGCATCTTCATGGGTACTCCTTCTATGTGATTGGCTCGGGTTATGGGGTCTTTGATATTGAGACTG
This genomic interval carries:
- the LOC142621035 gene encoding putative laccase-9, producing the protein MMGMFSGFLKLMLLYGMFLGLAQGKVHYHEFVLKEANFTRLCETKSMLVVNDSFPGPVIRVTKGDTVYVNVQNQGNYGLTIHWHGVHQPRNPWSDGPEHITQCPIEPESNFTYEIIFSDEEGTLWWHAHSDWTRHSVHGAIVILPKEETGYPFLQPDGEEILVFGSWYKGDVNKEVNEDLETGNVTPQSNAYTINGQPGDLCPCSNESTYRWQVEHGKTYLLRLVSAVMNVEIYFAIAQHNLTVVGMSGSYVKPILTDVVMISPGQTMDVLVTANQPLGRYYMAARQYDSIRQGVKNYDKENVTAILEYSGNYTPSVSPSFPNNLPTYADFNPAIEFMKRIRSLANKDHPINVPQNITTRMYVTASENNVLVDLGGENVTALASSLNNISWVNPTTDVLLAYYRNISGIYTADFPDNPPSFFNFTEDDSPDDTTLSVQGTKVRMLNYNEEVEIVFQGTNLLDVSMDHPMHLHGYSFYVIGSGYGVFDIETDPKGYNFDDPPKLNTVTLPKNGWVAIRFKASNPGVWLWHCHYERHLSWGMSSVFIVKNGGTPETSIREPPPYLPPCKDSFTSRLLQYENSDGNRLNKID